In Desulfosediminicola ganghwensis, a single window of DNA contains:
- a CDS encoding GNAT family N-acetyltransferase produces MNEPVTIYYLQMTEPEALCPSSPKIEIDIRECSIRQYQYNKFLYQFIGEKWLWTDKLALSDEEWQDYVASDNLRTWVAYKDGAIAGYFELLREGDEVEIIYFGLAEQFIGKGCGGYLLTEAIRKAWSWEGVRRVWVHTCTLDHPGALRNYQARGMRIYKEEINS; encoded by the coding sequence ATGAATGAACCAGTAACCATCTATTACCTGCAAATGACTGAGCCTGAGGCACTTTGTCCCTCATCGCCAAAGATCGAGATAGATATTCGCGAATGCTCTATACGTCAGTATCAGTACAACAAATTTCTCTATCAATTTATCGGCGAGAAATGGCTCTGGACGGACAAGCTCGCCTTAAGCGATGAAGAGTGGCAGGACTATGTGGCAAGCGACAATCTGCGCACCTGGGTCGCGTATAAGGACGGTGCCATTGCCGGGTATTTTGAACTACTCAGAGAAGGTGATGAGGTAGAGATAATATACTTCGGGCTTGCCGAACAATTCATTGGCAAGGGGTGTGGAGGGTATCTGCTAACCGAGGCCATCAGAAAAGCCTGGAGCTGGGAAGGGGTCAGGCGAGTCTGGGTGCATACCTGCACCCTCGATCATCCAGGCGCACTGAGAAATTATCAGGCACGGGGCATGCGGATCTATAAAGAAGAAATAAATTCTTAG
- a CDS encoding DUF2179 domain-containing protein has protein sequence MDFTEIFYNTDWAYGFLIFAARVVDVSLGTLRTIAIVHGRTLMSFWLGFFEAAIWLVVVSGIVQVVTQQPALGLVYAFGFATGNLVGIKVEKFIAMGHMILRVNSNNDAAGIAKAMRNQGYNVTSFTGEGQKGPVTEHYVVCRRRELKELLATVTALDPYAFYVTEQAGSVSSITRPIMQPVTGWRAVIKKK, from the coding sequence ATGGATTTTACAGAAATATTTTATAATACAGACTGGGCTTACGGGTTCCTGATTTTTGCTGCGCGGGTGGTTGATGTCTCCCTGGGTACCTTGAGGACTATTGCCATTGTTCATGGCAGAACGCTCATGTCTTTCTGGCTTGGATTTTTTGAAGCTGCAATCTGGCTTGTGGTCGTATCCGGTATTGTACAGGTTGTCACTCAACAGCCAGCGCTTGGCCTCGTCTACGCTTTTGGGTTTGCCACTGGAAATCTGGTTGGCATCAAGGTGGAGAAGTTCATCGCCATGGGGCATATGATTCTCAGGGTAAACAGCAACAACGATGCAGCTGGAATTGCCAAAGCCATGAGAAATCAAGGTTATAATGTTACTTCATTTACGGGCGAGGGGCAAAAAGGGCCGGTTACGGAGCATTACGTGGTGTGCCGTCGCCGGGAATTGAAAGAGTTACTGGCAACGGTTACCGCTCTGGACCCATATGCGTTTTACGTCACCGAGCAGGCGGGGTCGGTGAGCAGCATCACTCGACCGATCATGCAACCTGTTACGGGCTGGCGGGCTGTGATTAAGAAAAAGTGA